A stretch of Candidatus Zixiibacteriota bacterium DNA encodes these proteins:
- a CDS encoding tyrosine recombinase: protein MPLSKKHLQLFEDYLRSEKNYSEHTVTAYIKDIKLFQQFFRDSGVELKRLDSDFFDLFRRFLQYLRTRPMSNRSIARLQSSLKSYFRYLYIVKATATDYSTRIRPVRFKKPLPEVATRNQIESILNLAEGDSVWQKRDSAIMELFYSSGLRRAELASLSVEDIDYGAGVVRVLGKGGKERIVPVGDVALARLQQYLHQRNRELKRFDLQAVFVNRRGGRLSQRSIGRIVRRYASDSGLMQKFSPHSFRHSFATHILEGGADLSAVGQLLGHSSLSSTQIYTHVSLQQLRKVYKKTHPRA from the coding sequence ATGCCGTTAAGTAAGAAACATCTCCAGCTGTTTGAAGATTACCTGAGATCAGAAAAGAACTATTCCGAACATACGGTCACGGCATATATCAAAGACATCAAGCTTTTTCAGCAATTTTTTCGCGATTCCGGAGTTGAGCTAAAACGGCTCGACTCCGATTTTTTTGACCTCTTCAGGAGATTTTTGCAATACCTGCGAACACGCCCTATGTCGAATCGTTCGATTGCCCGCCTGCAGTCATCGCTGAAATCTTATTTCCGCTACCTGTATATCGTCAAGGCGACAGCTACAGACTACAGCACAAGGATCCGGCCGGTACGTTTCAAGAAACCGTTGCCGGAAGTGGCCACCCGCAACCAGATCGAGAGCATCCTGAATTTAGCCGAGGGCGATTCAGTGTGGCAGAAACGAGACAGCGCAATCATGGAGCTGTTCTATTCGAGCGGACTGAGGCGGGCAGAGCTGGCCTCGCTGTCGGTCGAGGATATCGACTACGGTGCCGGTGTTGTGCGGGTACTCGGGAAGGGTGGCAAGGAGCGGATTGTACCGGTCGGCGATGTCGCCCTGGCCAGACTGCAACAATATTTGCATCAACGCAACCGTGAGCTCAAGCGCTTCGATCTCCAGGCAGTTTTTGTCAACCGACGAGGTGGCCGTCTGAGCCAGAGATCGATCGGAAGGATCGTGCGACGCTACGCTTCCGACTCGGGACTTATGCAGAAGTTTTCCCCGCATTCGTTTCGACATTCATTCGCCACCCACATTTTAGAGGGCGGTGCGGATTTGTCGGCGGTCGGTCAGCTTTTGGGGCACTCCTCGCTTTCCAGCACCCAGATCTATACCCATGTGTCACTTCAACAACTGCGCAAAGTCTACAAGAAAACCCATCCGCGCGCATAG